One part of the Candidatus Saccharimonadales bacterium genome encodes these proteins:
- a CDS encoding sigma factor-like helix-turn-helix DNA-binding protein, translating to MHDSSTETATVDLAASIKGILNTIERDREREIISRRFGLFDRKETLEQVGELLGITRERVRQLEKAIMIRLKMAAESNLPQIPELEKQFIRHLHDLGRVAKVNDLSALVTKNDTELDRAHVAFIAALSPRLTLVEENDRYHQGVGLSEFHDSDKIKKNVDEIIKTIKESGSPVTVDSLHEKLSHDHPSHVKALASLSKQLANLKGKWGLTQWPSVNPKNIRDKIFVILQENDKPMHFNEIAKAIKGSDFRRKDVTTQAIHNELIKDSRFVLIGRGIYALKDWGYSKGTVADIIVDVLKKEGNPLHRDEIVKRVLKHRQVKETTILLNLQGKKQFKRTAKATYGLA from the coding sequence ATGCACGACTCATCTACCGAAACCGCCACCGTCGATTTAGCAGCGTCTATCAAAGGCATCCTAAATACGATCGAGCGTGACCGTGAACGCGAAATTATCTCGCGTCGTTTTGGTTTATTCGATCGCAAAGAAACCCTAGAACAAGTCGGCGAACTACTTGGCATTACTCGCGAACGCGTTCGCCAACTAGAGAAGGCTATTATGATCCGCCTAAAAATGGCTGCCGAGAGTAACCTTCCTCAGATTCCTGAGCTTGAAAAGCAATTTATTCGCCACTTACATGACTTGGGTCGAGTTGCAAAGGTAAATGACCTTAGCGCCCTAGTAACCAAAAATGACACTGAACTTGACCGCGCACATGTTGCATTCATTGCAGCTCTTTCGCCACGCCTAACTTTAGTAGAAGAGAATGATCGCTATCATCAGGGCGTAGGTTTAAGTGAGTTCCACGACAGTGATAAAATTAAAAAGAACGTTGACGAAATCATCAAAACCATTAAAGAATCTGGTTCTCCGGTGACGGTCGATTCTCTACACGAAAAGCTTTCGCATGATCATCCAAGCCACGTTAAAGCGCTTGCTAGTTTAAGTAAACAGCTTGCGAACCTAAAGGGCAAGTGGGGTCTTACTCAATGGCCAAGTGTAAACCCAAAGAACATTCGCGATAAGATTTTTGTGATTCTACAAGAAAACGACAAGCCTATGCACTTTAACGAGATCGCAAAGGCTATTAAAGGTTCTGATTTCCGCCGTAAAGATGTTACCACTCAGGCGATTCACAACGAACTAATCAAAGATAGTCGCTTTGTTTTGATCGGTCGCGGAATTTACGCCCTAAAAGACTGGGGTTATTCTAAAGGAACAGTCGCCGATATTATTGTCGACGTTCTTAAAAAAGAAGGCAACCCGCTTCACCGCGACGAAATCGTTAAGCGCGTTTTGAAACACCGACAAGTTAAAGAAACTACAATTCTTTTGAACTTGCAGGGTAAAAAGCAATTCAAGCGCACCGCTAAAGCGACCTACGGCTTGGCCTAA